A genomic window from Leptospira broomii serovar Hurstbridge str. 5399 includes:
- the recN gene encoding DNA repair protein RecN, with product MLQMLLVRDFALLESAQIEFRTGLTAITGETGSGKSLLLDAVSSLLGGKSSAIDIRTGADKYILEAVWDISANLPAKDWLQEKGIPFEGKELILRKEFARDGKSKIQINHTLSSAQVLRGLGELLAEVHNQNDQILLLDKTQQIDILDTYAGLYPLRSEVKESFLTYRSLRKRLDEIEANYGDKNRKKEILQYQIDEIHAAGLKEGEEEDLVKEEKLLSHGERLSENLEIIAGLLSESETSVLSVFPRILMAAEKMKAIHSDYSELESSIREAYVTLREINTTAQDQKDEVFFSPDRLAHVQSRLDLIQKLKKKYGAGIQEILLSKKNAENELEALAQNMDSKQSLEREKKKATEKLAQLCMQLSKARRESLNRFETRLKSELDVLGMPGAGIQVVLRWESSAEGEVEAQGKSYVVNEYGLDQAEFYFSPNPGEKPRPLRKIASGGEISRVMLAIKSVLGSNHDGKVLVLDEIDSGLGGEIAMDVAKKLRILAKTHQILLVTHLQQIAAAADHHLKVSKQVKEGRTLSDTEFLGMEERTLELARMISGQNVSRGALDHAKELLKKKAV from the coding sequence ATGCTTCAGATGTTATTGGTCCGGGATTTCGCCTTACTTGAATCGGCCCAAATTGAATTTAGAACCGGGCTAACTGCAATTACCGGGGAAACAGGTTCCGGAAAGTCGCTATTATTAGATGCAGTTTCGTCTTTGTTAGGCGGAAAAAGCAGTGCGATTGATATTCGAACTGGAGCCGACAAATATATCTTGGAAGCGGTTTGGGATATTAGCGCAAATTTGCCAGCTAAGGATTGGCTACAGGAAAAGGGGATCCCTTTCGAAGGAAAGGAGCTTATTCTGCGAAAGGAGTTTGCAAGAGACGGAAAATCCAAAATTCAAATCAATCACACCTTATCCTCCGCTCAAGTTTTACGTGGACTAGGCGAATTACTCGCCGAGGTTCATAACCAAAACGATCAGATTCTACTTTTAGATAAAACGCAGCAGATAGATATTTTAGACACTTATGCCGGTTTATATCCTCTCCGGTCCGAGGTAAAAGAATCCTTTTTAACATATCGGAGCCTGCGTAAGCGTTTAGATGAGATCGAGGCGAATTACGGGGATAAGAATCGGAAAAAGGAAATTCTTCAATACCAAATCGACGAAATTCATGCAGCAGGTTTAAAGGAGGGGGAAGAGGAAGATCTAGTAAAGGAAGAGAAGCTTCTTTCTCATGGCGAGCGCCTATCCGAGAATTTAGAGATAATCGCCGGATTGCTATCGGAAAGTGAAACTTCAGTTTTGAGCGTTTTTCCTCGTATTCTAATGGCTGCGGAAAAAATGAAAGCAATTCATTCGGATTACTCAGAATTGGAATCTTCTATTCGGGAAGCGTACGTTACTCTCCGTGAAATTAATACGACAGCGCAAGACCAGAAGGACGAAGTCTTTTTTTCTCCAGACAGATTGGCACATGTGCAGAGTCGATTGGATCTGATACAAAAGTTGAAGAAGAAATATGGGGCTGGTATTCAGGAAATTTTACTTTCCAAAAAAAATGCGGAAAACGAGCTCGAAGCGTTAGCCCAGAATATGGATTCGAAACAATCCCTTGAGCGAGAGAAGAAAAAGGCAACGGAGAAACTTGCGCAATTATGTATGCAATTGTCCAAAGCTAGGCGAGAATCTTTAAATCGTTTCGAAACTAGACTTAAATCCGAATTGGATGTCCTAGGTATGCCCGGCGCAGGGATTCAGGTAGTATTACGTTGGGAATCCAGTGCCGAAGGGGAGGTTGAGGCCCAAGGGAAATCTTACGTAGTCAACGAGTATGGACTGGACCAAGCGGAATTCTATTTCAGCCCGAATCCGGGAGAAAAGCCGCGGCCTCTACGTAAAATCGCTTCAGGGGGAGAAATTTCCAGAGTGATGCTTGCTATTAAAAGTGTATTAGGCTCGAATCATGATGGAAAAGTCTTGGTGTTGGATGAAATCGATTCAGGTCTGGGCGGGGAGATTGCAATGGATGTTGCAAAGAAATTACGAATATTAGCAAAGACTCACCAGATTCTTCTTGTTACTCACTTGCAACAAATTGCCGCTGCAGCCGATCATCATCTCAAAGTGAGTAAGCAAGTAAAAGAAGGTAGAACTCTATCCGACACTGAATTTTTAGGAATGGAAGAAAGAACCTTGGAACTTGCTAGAATGATCTCGGGTCAGAATGTTTCGCGGGGTGCTCTTGACCATGCGAAAGAGCTGCTGAAAAAGAAGGCGGTATGA
- a CDS encoding MotA/TolQ/ExbB proton channel family protein: protein MILAKTDSLVSIIPPETIPILILLVSIIGFTIIIERLIFFSRWKAISPDEWRRVKDLLNEKNYDSASDLLRSLSQGPTSQVIQAGIAQFKRKTSAVEDEILSQGLSQIQRMDKFLSALATIATIAPLLGVLGTVVGIIRSFAEGSGTKGAEVGISEALITTAMGLAVAIPAYIFNNFFQKKKDDAISEMETLSEQALRYLK from the coding sequence ATGATTCTTGCCAAAACAGATTCTTTGGTTTCCATCATTCCTCCGGAAACGATCCCGATTTTAATCCTTCTAGTTTCGATTATCGGGTTCACAATTATAATTGAAAGATTGATCTTTTTTTCGCGTTGGAAAGCTATTTCTCCCGACGAATGGAGACGAGTAAAAGACCTGCTGAACGAGAAAAATTATGATTCCGCTTCGGATCTCCTTCGTAGTTTAAGTCAAGGCCCCACTTCTCAGGTCATACAAGCAGGCATTGCTCAATTTAAGAGAAAGACTTCCGCAGTAGAAGACGAAATTTTAAGCCAAGGTTTAAGCCAGATTCAACGGATGGATAAATTTCTTTCTGCTCTGGCGACCATTGCGACCATCGCACCGCTTTTAGGAGTTTTAGGAACAGTAGTGGGAATTATCCGCTCATTTGCCGAAGGTTCCGGAACCAAAGGTGCGGAAGTCGGAATTAGCGAGGCCTTGATTACCACCGCAATGGGGTTGGCGGTTGCTATTCCTGCATACATTTTTAATAACTTTTTTCAAAAGAAGAAAGATGACGCAATTTCCGAAATGGAAACTCTTTCCGAGCAAGCCTTAAGGTATTTAAAATAG
- a CDS encoding ExbD/TolR family protein: MRFKKWRSQSNGYRAGQIELAPMIDVICFIVIYFLMNATLEKSTVIKIELPRSSSTAQEKKKDELVITINKDGKIFLDKDTEPVALEKLTDKIKVFMGPEDKDKKEASKNRVIIRGDGGANYQTIVKVIDKVNEAGVTRFNLSMVRQPGGK, translated from the coding sequence ATGAGATTCAAGAAGTGGAGAAGTCAAAGCAACGGATATCGGGCCGGACAGATCGAGCTTGCGCCTATGATTGACGTTATCTGCTTTATCGTTATTTACTTCCTAATGAATGCTACTTTGGAAAAATCGACAGTAATTAAAATTGAATTGCCGCGTTCTTCCAGCACCGCACAGGAAAAGAAGAAGGATGAGTTAGTCATTACCATCAATAAGGATGGAAAGATTTTCTTAGATAAGGATACGGAACCTGTGGCTTTGGAAAAACTGACGGATAAGATCAAGGTTTTCATGGGTCCTGAAGATAAGGACAAAAAAGAAGCCAGCAAAAATAGAGTTATCATCAGAGGCGATGGCGGCGCGAATTATCAAACCATCGTAAAAGTAATAGATAAAGTAAATGAAGCGGGCGTTACCAGATTCAATTTATCGATGGTGCGTCAGCCTGGTGGTAAATGA
- a CDS encoding BamA/OMP85 family outer membrane protein yields MKRKPPVNKFIVVFFLTSSLFYSADITELLSKRSDYFGKTIKEVVFKGNRNTSDADIDSMLELKRGRQLTKGMVDRDLKTLFASGFFYFIDIQAEDVDGGVKIIVELKERPRVKEIEFVGADEVFPADLREKMPLKDNEVITPQKVSKSRDVILQKYRDEGFFLAYVKAELGKPDPKTNLVKVRFVIDEGEEIPVAKINVYGNETIETSELLGLMDLKEEGLFEGGSFKESSFEKDKEVIQAYMRSKGYLDSELLRDGTNWEIHWENPEKKDRRVIIVNIKLYEGQIYYFNGYSVAHDMTLDNEGRPVFLNKEKNPPDTPKDKLSPLFTLDEIEKVMDYSVKDVGEIFDETVFMRDRSSVNELYGAKGHIFAQVIPRRKIISLDEESLQYYENCYSRKTDLERKICEDEYKQLNIRKLREVFVKKTALRGRKFVHVDFTVRENNLAKIENVIIKGNKKTQDKVIRRELLFKPGDLFDSTKVNRSRERIHNLGYFKEVNFNMRPGSDDSKMNIVIEVLEQPTGTVSMGGGYGTITGFTIFTEVGENNLNGTGQKISGRIEFGPYRRSFQISWTEPWLNDTPWSLSLSLFYFSRTIFLGSTSTISISDSTTAPITENATYDNNGLGVTMGIAHRVFTNWTHFHRYTPAFYSYSNPTALVSDAVLANVRQGWQFRSQISNGISFDIRDNVFAPTRGYDILLQVDNVGQYLGGSSHFDQYRVTAEYYHTWFDFTFGGLVRNNSLRRWRVVQEFRTSDMFTLQRSPKYGHQDPVQDPYIRPQDLLIIGGYESLRGWYYNDPKFPTDWRSGAQHRILFDSEIRIPIEPSLLWLVVFLDGGALYEQVNRFTGVKKDYVTNYDKNKQAQILADPVGYYLQNNFNLSNGKKADVTYDDLNNPARLVLSAQNVAMDRMRYSWGIGLRIQIPVLPLRIYFAQKIRPTGNFWAPFERYEDDRAFQFVFGIGDYRF; encoded by the coding sequence TTGAAACGAAAGCCTCCAGTAAATAAATTTATAGTCGTCTTTTTCTTGACGAGCTCCCTTTTCTATTCGGCAGATATAACCGAGTTATTATCAAAGAGGAGCGATTATTTCGGTAAAACGATTAAGGAAGTCGTGTTCAAAGGAAATCGGAACACGTCCGATGCCGATATCGACTCTATGCTCGAGTTGAAGCGCGGAAGGCAATTAACGAAAGGTATGGTCGATCGAGACCTGAAAACCTTATTTGCTTCCGGTTTTTTCTATTTTATAGACATACAAGCCGAAGATGTGGACGGCGGAGTCAAGATAATCGTTGAATTGAAAGAACGTCCCCGGGTTAAGGAAATCGAATTTGTAGGCGCGGACGAAGTTTTTCCCGCGGACCTGCGTGAAAAAATGCCGTTGAAGGATAACGAGGTTATTACTCCTCAGAAAGTATCCAAGTCAAGGGATGTCATACTTCAAAAATATAGGGATGAGGGTTTCTTTTTAGCCTATGTAAAGGCAGAATTGGGAAAACCGGATCCCAAAACGAATCTAGTTAAAGTAAGATTCGTGATCGACGAAGGCGAGGAAATTCCTGTCGCTAAGATCAACGTTTATGGAAACGAAACCATCGAAACGTCCGAGCTTTTGGGCTTGATGGATCTGAAGGAAGAAGGTCTATTCGAAGGCGGGTCTTTTAAGGAAAGCTCCTTCGAGAAAGATAAGGAAGTTATTCAGGCTTATATGCGTAGTAAGGGGTATCTGGACTCCGAGTTACTCCGAGATGGAACGAATTGGGAGATCCATTGGGAAAATCCCGAAAAGAAAGACAGGCGCGTAATTATCGTTAATATAAAACTGTACGAAGGACAGATTTATTATTTTAACGGGTATTCGGTTGCCCACGATATGACTTTGGATAACGAAGGTCGTCCCGTCTTCTTGAATAAAGAGAAAAACCCGCCCGATACTCCGAAAGATAAGCTAAGTCCACTCTTTACGTTAGATGAAATAGAAAAGGTGATGGATTATAGCGTAAAAGATGTGGGTGAAATATTCGATGAGACAGTATTCATGCGTGATAGATCCTCCGTAAACGAACTCTACGGGGCAAAAGGGCATATTTTCGCGCAGGTTATCCCTCGAAGGAAGATTATTTCATTGGATGAAGAAAGTCTTCAATATTACGAAAACTGTTATTCAAGAAAAACGGATTTAGAGCGCAAAATTTGCGAAGACGAATATAAGCAATTGAACATACGTAAATTGCGGGAAGTATTCGTAAAAAAAACCGCTTTACGCGGTAGAAAATTCGTGCACGTGGATTTTACGGTTCGGGAAAATAATTTAGCTAAAATCGAAAACGTAATTATCAAGGGAAACAAGAAGACGCAGGATAAAGTTATTCGGCGGGAATTATTGTTTAAGCCTGGCGATCTTTTCGACTCCACTAAAGTCAATCGCTCCAGGGAGCGTATCCACAATTTAGGATATTTTAAAGAAGTAAACTTTAATATGCGTCCCGGCTCCGACGATTCTAAGATGAATATCGTGATCGAAGTATTGGAACAGCCGACGGGAACCGTGTCCATGGGTGGTGGATACGGAACGATTACTGGATTTACGATTTTTACGGAAGTCGGCGAGAATAACCTGAATGGAACAGGGCAAAAGATATCCGGAAGGATCGAATTCGGTCCCTACAGAAGATCTTTCCAGATATCTTGGACGGAGCCATGGCTTAACGATACCCCTTGGTCTCTTTCTCTTTCCTTATTTTATTTTTCAAGAACGATCTTCTTAGGGTCTACTTCCACGATTTCAATCTCCGATAGTACGACTGCCCCGATTACCGAGAACGCGACGTACGATAACAACGGATTAGGTGTTACGATGGGGATTGCCCATCGTGTATTCACCAACTGGACGCACTTTCACAGATACACTCCTGCGTTCTATTCCTATTCTAACCCGACGGCGCTCGTATCCGACGCTGTCCTCGCTAACGTTCGACAAGGTTGGCAATTTCGTTCGCAGATATCAAACGGCATTTCCTTTGATATTCGGGACAACGTATTCGCTCCAACTCGAGGTTACGATATACTTTTGCAAGTAGATAACGTAGGCCAGTATCTTGGTGGATCTTCGCACTTCGATCAGTATAGAGTAACTGCAGAATACTATCACACTTGGTTCGATTTTACGTTCGGCGGTTTAGTGCGAAACAACTCACTCCGTCGTTGGCGGGTGGTACAGGAGTTTCGTACATCGGATATGTTTACTTTGCAGAGATCTCCAAAGTACGGCCACCAAGATCCGGTTCAAGACCCGTACATTCGCCCCCAGGATTTATTGATCATCGGGGGATACGAGTCCTTACGAGGATGGTACTATAACGATCCGAAATTTCCGACGGACTGGAGAAGCGGAGCTCAGCATCGTATTCTGTTCGATTCTGAAATTCGGATTCCGATCGAACCGAGTCTTTTGTGGTTAGTGGTATTTTTAGATGGGGGGGCGCTTTACGAGCAAGTTAATCGATTTACCGGCGTTAAAAAAGATTATGTTACGAATTATGATAAAAACAAACAAGCACAGATTTTGGCCGACCCGGTAGGCTATTACCTCCAAAATAATTTCAACTTATCGAACGGCAAGAAAGCCGACGTGACTTACGACGATTTGAATAATCCGGCGAGATTGGTATTGTCTGCGCAAAACGTTGCGATGGATCGTATGAGATATTCTTGGGGGATAGGTCTAAGGATTCAGATTCCGGTTCTTCCCCTTCGTATTTACTTCGCCCAGAAAATTCGTCCTACGGGAAACTTTTGGGCCCCATTTGAAAGATATGAAGACGATAGGGCGTTTCAATTCGTATTCGGAATCGGGGATTACCGTTTCTAA
- a CDS encoding ATP-dependent helicase yields MIDLLVGLNEPQKAAVERLDGPVLILAGAGSGKTRVITHRIANLILNRKTDSICALTFTNKAAAEMAERVRNLVPDLPFNVQIKTFHSLCLFILRREANALGIDSGFTVYDTTLQESLIKQVVKDLHEDPKQYKPSALTGIFSSLKDSMLDPDQYVRKEDFSHRSQVVAKIYAEYEVRKQKNQAFDFGDLILRVVRLFEEQPSILSKYQERWRYVMVDEYQDTNKVQYRLVRLLAGDRGNLCVVGDDDQSIYSWRGADISNILNFEHDYPNSFVVKLEENYRSSGRIIRAASRVISNNPDRKEKELFTNNPEGEPVTLSEFENENEEAYDAVKKIRSEAAKGTDYKDFAIFYRTNAQSRYYEESLRSAGIPYKIFGGFRFFDRAEIKDMIAYLNVVANPLDSTSLLRIVNNPPRGIGDASIEKMREFSIDRGFSFLEALGHPDLPLKKAGIAKAKELYHLFEDLIEMKEKGELPSKIALQIIERSGWVEYTERNSGDEEAVSRVENVREFVNSIAEYEEREDSPNLEEYLNQISLLTSEEDTAQLTDYVHLMTVHNAKGLEFPTVFLTGLEEGTFPHSMSLEEPKGEQEERRLFYVALTRARKKLYLSYCRYSRKFGKVEPRIPSHFLPEIPSECFGQEAAFIRRGVRVPEGPPVAWGGAGDSSLKNVRNSEDSNAGPLGEEAEIGEGDRVRHGQFGVGIVAGVSGNGKNRKVKIRFGGVEKNFFLAYTPLEKL; encoded by the coding sequence GTGATCGATTTACTTGTCGGCTTAAATGAACCGCAAAAAGCGGCTGTAGAACGATTGGACGGCCCAGTTTTGATCCTTGCAGGAGCCGGTTCCGGAAAGACAAGAGTCATTACTCACCGAATTGCCAACTTAATTCTGAATCGAAAAACGGACTCCATATGCGCTTTAACGTTCACAAATAAGGCGGCTGCGGAAATGGCCGAACGAGTGCGCAATTTGGTTCCCGATCTGCCGTTCAATGTGCAAATTAAAACCTTCCATTCTCTTTGTCTATTTATCTTACGGAGAGAGGCGAATGCACTCGGGATCGATTCGGGGTTTACCGTCTACGATACGACGCTTCAGGAATCGTTAATTAAGCAAGTTGTAAAGGACTTGCACGAGGATCCTAAGCAATACAAGCCGTCCGCCTTAACGGGTATTTTTTCTTCCTTAAAGGATTCGATGCTCGATCCGGACCAGTACGTCAGGAAAGAGGATTTTTCCCACCGATCGCAGGTCGTCGCGAAGATCTACGCCGAATACGAAGTCAGAAAGCAAAAAAATCAGGCTTTCGACTTCGGAGATTTGATATTGAGAGTCGTTCGACTGTTCGAAGAACAGCCTTCGATATTATCAAAGTATCAGGAGCGTTGGAGATACGTCATGGTGGATGAATATCAGGATACCAACAAAGTTCAATATCGGCTAGTTCGATTACTCGCAGGAGATCGCGGCAATTTATGCGTGGTGGGAGACGACGACCAATCCATCTATTCTTGGAGAGGCGCTGATATTTCGAATATTCTAAATTTCGAACATGATTATCCGAATTCTTTTGTCGTAAAGCTGGAGGAGAATTATCGTTCCTCAGGAAGAATTATAAGAGCGGCGTCAAGGGTAATTTCTAATAACCCTGATCGTAAAGAGAAAGAGCTTTTTACAAATAATCCCGAAGGGGAGCCGGTAACTCTCTCTGAGTTTGAAAACGAAAACGAAGAGGCGTATGACGCGGTAAAAAAGATTCGATCCGAAGCGGCAAAGGGCACGGACTATAAAGATTTTGCCATATTTTACAGAACAAACGCCCAATCGAGATATTACGAGGAAAGTCTAAGATCCGCAGGTATACCTTACAAAATTTTCGGAGGATTTCGATTTTTCGATCGGGCCGAGATTAAGGACATGATCGCATATTTAAATGTGGTCGCCAATCCTTTGGATTCGACATCTCTCCTTAGAATTGTAAATAATCCACCGAGGGGAATAGGAGACGCCTCCATCGAGAAAATGCGCGAGTTTTCCATTGATCGCGGATTTTCGTTTTTGGAGGCGCTGGGACATCCTGACTTACCGTTAAAGAAAGCAGGGATTGCCAAAGCAAAAGAACTCTATCATCTATTCGAAGATCTGATTGAAATGAAGGAGAAGGGAGAACTTCCCTCTAAGATTGCGTTACAAATAATTGAACGGTCGGGTTGGGTGGAATATACCGAGCGAAACTCCGGGGATGAGGAGGCCGTTTCAAGAGTCGAGAACGTTCGAGAGTTCGTGAACTCGATTGCCGAGTATGAAGAGCGGGAAGATTCTCCGAATTTGGAGGAATACCTCAATCAGATTAGCCTCCTTACCTCGGAAGAGGACACCGCTCAATTGACCGATTATGTTCATCTAATGACGGTACATAACGCAAAAGGACTGGAGTTTCCGACCGTTTTTCTTACCGGCCTGGAAGAAGGGACCTTCCCGCATTCTATGAGTCTTGAGGAACCGAAAGGAGAGCAAGAGGAACGCAGGCTATTCTATGTAGCCCTGACTCGTGCCAGAAAAAAACTTTATCTAAGCTATTGCAGATATTCTCGAAAATTCGGAAAAGTAGAACCGCGAATACCATCTCACTTTTTGCCCGAAATTCCTTCGGAATGCTTCGGCCAAGAAGCCGCATTCATAAGAAGGGGAGTCCGGGTGCCGGAAGGTCCTCCTGTGGCTTGGGGGGGAGCCGGTGATTCTTCATTAAAAAACGTTCGAAATTCGGAAGATTCGAACGCCGGTCCTTTAGGAGAGGAAGCGGAAATCGGAGAGGGGGATCGAGTTAGGCACGGTCAGTTTGGGGTGGGAATTGTTGCCGGCGTCTCCGGGAACGGGAAAAACCGAAAAGTCAAAATCAGGTTTGGAGGGGTAGAAAAGAACTTTTTCCTTGCCTATACCCCCTTAGAGAAATTATAA
- a CDS encoding LIC11625 family surface-exposed protein, which produces MKRILVAALALGLASPLLAGKVTGLVEEFNKVEEFNKNRKISEAAKKATLEKNLLSALKYSLHRKYLDYKEYTKGLTTDSLQYEQQKGTFSVYVKFKTYIVFYTYLMDPELYLQTPTNEVFYVRPDNLDEEVHKEDKQQPASPSSQAK; this is translated from the coding sequence ATGAAACGGATCTTAGTAGCAGCTCTTGCCTTAGGCTTGGCAAGCCCCCTCCTAGCAGGAAAAGTAACCGGTCTAGTGGAAGAATTCAACAAGGTAGAAGAATTTAATAAGAACCGAAAAATCTCGGAAGCGGCCAAAAAGGCTACTCTGGAAAAGAATCTACTTTCTGCTCTTAAATACAGCCTTCACCGAAAGTATCTGGATTACAAAGAATATACGAAAGGTCTAACGACCGATTCGCTCCAGTACGAGCAGCAAAAAGGTACGTTCTCGGTTTACGTTAAGTTTAAAACCTATATAGTATTTTATACGTATCTGATGGATCCGGAATTATATCTTCAGACACCAACGAACGAAGTCTTCTATGTTCGTCCCGATAATTTAGATGAAGAGGTTCACAAGGAAGACAAACAGCAACCTGCGTCTCCTTCGAGCCAGGCAAAATAA
- a CDS encoding 3'(2'),5'-bisphosphate nucleotidase CysQ family protein: protein MKRFTRKTNSNLRLLRARQNNLLGMRFPEEAHIVSRLVLEAADEILRIYRSEFSVREKTKGDPVTEADLVANRILIEGIRKKFGDPVFSEEELLPFDQETHRFGRVWILDPIDGTREFVAKNPEFALSLGLVREGRPVFGIIMNPASGEFFWGRENVGAGYQVIEPPFTSREIDWNTSHKFLEDAEIHSLKEILVSVSETRAGLFDMTGFGTQYKTKATGSIAYKLALVAVAKAPLTLSLRPKNDWDIAGGVAILRASGGSDIEIKTGLPFDFLKSKLSVGLLAGKREIVQEFWKDNRARLQGSVRESW from the coding sequence ATGAAGAGGTTCACAAGGAAGACAAACAGCAACCTGCGTCTCCTTCGAGCCAGGCAAAATAATCTTCTCGGAATGCGATTTCCGGAAGAAGCTCATATCGTATCAAGGCTCGTGCTCGAGGCGGCGGATGAGATTCTCCGGATATATCGTAGCGAATTCTCAGTCAGAGAAAAAACGAAAGGGGATCCTGTAACCGAAGCCGATCTCGTCGCAAATAGAATTTTAATCGAAGGGATTCGTAAAAAATTCGGAGACCCGGTTTTTTCAGAGGAAGAACTTCTTCCCTTCGATCAGGAGACTCATCGATTCGGGCGAGTTTGGATTTTAGATCCGATTGATGGCACCCGCGAGTTTGTCGCAAAGAATCCGGAATTCGCGTTGAGTTTAGGTCTAGTTCGGGAAGGAAGACCTGTTTTCGGTATCATTATGAATCCCGCTAGCGGTGAGTTTTTTTGGGGAAGGGAAAACGTAGGAGCAGGATACCAAGTTATCGAACCGCCTTTTACAAGCCGAGAGATCGATTGGAATACTTCTCATAAGTTTTTAGAAGATGCCGAAATCCATTCTTTGAAAGAAATTCTAGTTTCAGTCTCGGAAACTAGAGCGGGGCTGTTCGATATGACAGGTTTCGGAACCCAATATAAAACTAAGGCGACTGGCTCTATTGCTTATAAATTGGCATTAGTGGCCGTCGCAAAAGCACCGTTAACTCTTTCCTTACGACCTAAAAATGATTGGGACATTGCGGGAGGCGTCGCGATTCTCCGAGCGTCAGGCGGATCGGATATAGAAATAAAGACAGGATTGCCTTTTGATTTTTTAAAATCAAAATTAAGCGTGGGACTTTTGGCTGGAAAGAGGGAGATAGTTCAAGAATTTTGGAAGGACAATAGAGCCAGACTTCAAGGTTCTGTTCGTGAAAGTTGGTAA
- a CDS encoding glycosyltransferase family 4 protein — protein MKVGKYFRQGSLLILKGKRKTVNPLTQKPFIIGVDARPLSTPVSGVGRLISATLKGFEGDPRFSFRLFSNRPLHASHAGLTNLPNVSVEVGEGYLAKKGGLYFGLALPWLLRRDRVDLFWGTQQVLPPFFPSNIPTVLTCVDFVIYKFPDTMRRLARLQQALLIHWSAKRANKILPISRAVGDEAKSYFKIPESKISVVYPGYDPDDIRRTPAKPPTKRVANLPSKYFLSVSTVEPRKNYGFLRQAYLEYLKIAGNKPRLWVHAGKAGWENPDLVETMRADSKSGKMLWIEAPSDEELHYLYSKTDLFLFPSLYEGFGIPLVEALAHGKQCLVADLPVFREIGGKSIVYESTRDPIKWAEALQNYCVKPWKLPKPNLKKFEMLHSAKLTRDVFLEFLKGKSN, from the coding sequence GTGAAAGTTGGTAAATATTTCAGACAAGGAAGTTTGTTAATTTTGAAGGGAAAACGAAAGACCGTAAATCCACTGACTCAAAAGCCGTTTATCATAGGGGTGGACGCGAGGCCGTTATCTACTCCCGTTTCAGGTGTAGGCAGATTAATCTCAGCAACTCTAAAAGGTTTCGAAGGAGATCCTCGTTTCAGTTTTCGTCTTTTTTCAAACCGTCCATTACATGCAAGTCACGCCGGTTTGACAAACCTACCGAATGTAAGTGTGGAGGTAGGAGAAGGCTATCTCGCTAAAAAAGGAGGACTCTATTTCGGTCTTGCACTTCCCTGGCTTTTACGTCGGGACAGAGTCGATCTCTTTTGGGGAACTCAGCAAGTTCTACCTCCTTTCTTTCCAAGCAATATTCCTACCGTTCTTACCTGCGTCGATTTCGTGATTTATAAATTTCCGGATACGATGAGACGACTTGCTCGGCTCCAGCAAGCTTTGCTAATTCACTGGAGCGCTAAACGAGCGAATAAGATTCTTCCGATTTCTAGGGCAGTCGGGGACGAAGCGAAATCATATTTTAAAATTCCGGAAAGTAAAATTTCGGTAGTATATCCCGGTTATGATCCCGATGACATTCGACGAACTCCCGCCAAGCCCCCGACGAAACGAGTCGCAAATCTTCCGTCCAAATATTTTCTTTCGGTCTCTACGGTAGAACCGAGAAAGAATTACGGTTTCTTAAGACAGGCATATCTGGAATATCTAAAGATAGCGGGTAACAAACCTCGACTTTGGGTGCATGCCGGCAAAGCGGGATGGGAAAATCCTGATTTAGTCGAGACGATGCGAGCCGACAGCAAATCCGGGAAAATGCTTTGGATAGAAGCTCCCTCCGATGAAGAATTACATTATTTATATTCGAAGACCGATTTATTCCTGTTTCCATCTTTGTATGAAGGGTTCGGGATTCCTCTCGTGGAAGCATTGGCGCATGGAAAACAATGCCTAGTCGCGGATTTACCGGTTTTTCGCGAAATCGGGGGAAAATCGATAGTTTATGAAAGCACGAGAGATCCTATAAAATGGGCGGAGGCGCTTCAAAACTATTGCGTCAAACCTTGGAAATTACCGAAGCCTAATTTAAAGAAATTTGAAATGCTTCATTCTGCAAAATTAACCCGGGACGTTTTTCTGGAATTCCTGAAAGGTAAATCGAACTAG